A section of the Clostridium omnivorum genome encodes:
- a CDS encoding helix-turn-helix domain-containing protein, which translates to MILNLTDREYYRLMRKRYNIKLKAISDYIGCSLSLLSKYEKGQRELSKDKLKLYIKFINDFIKSI; encoded by the coding sequence ATGATTTTAAATCTTACTGATAGAGAATATTACAGATTAATGAGAAAACGCTATAACATCAAATTAAAAGCAATATCAGATTACATTGGCTGTTCTTTAAGTCTTTTATCAAAGTATGAAAAAGGACAACGTGAGTTATCAAAAGATAAATTAAAACTTTATATCAAGTTTATAAATGATTTTATTAAGAGCATTTAA